A region of Osmerus eperlanus unplaced genomic scaffold, fOsmEpe2.1 SCAFFOLD_44, whole genome shotgun sequence DNA encodes the following proteins:
- the LOC134015594 gene encoding growth hormone secretagogue receptor type 1-like translates to MEWANPQDTSNQSEWSWEDQWEPPVFGGAELACVTGVCVLLLATGIMGNMLTILVVWLRPQLRSSTYLYLSSMAVSDLLILFLMPLDLYKLWHPRPWRLGDLVCKVTMFASESCTFSSLLHITALSLERYLAVCRPLAAKTLLTRRRTRALIGCLWGSALLSAAPVLLMVGVEELGAGELGVEEGRGGSECRCTDYAVSSGLLATMMWLSNLYFLVPLGILGLVYSLIGRKLWLRPLRNSRDRAQRNTVKMLGMIVLVFVLCWLPFHVGRTLFSLSLGSTPGADVLYYVSQYFNLASFVLFYLSAAVNPLLYNTMSARYRQALRSLLL, encoded by the exons ATGGAGTGGGCGAACCCTCAGGACACCTCCAACCAATCAGAGTGGAGCTGGGAGGACCAATGGGAGCCGCCTGTGTTCGGAGGGGCAGAGCTGGCGTGTGTGACGGGGGTGTGTGTACTGCTGCTGGCCACGGGTATCATGGGAAATATGCTAACGATCCTGGTGGTGTGGCTCCGCCCCCAGCTGAGGAGCTCCACCTACCTGTACCTGAGCAGCATGGCTGTgtctgacctcctgatcctgttTCTGATGCCCCTGGACCTGTACAAG ctgtggcACCCCAGGCCGTGGCGTCTTGGTGACTTGGTGTGTAAGGTGACCATGTTCGCCAGTGAGAGCTGCACCTTCTCGTCGCTGCTGCACATCACGGCTCTGTCTCTGGAGCGCTACCTGGCCGTGTGCCGGCCGCTGGCCGCCAAGACGCTGCTCACTCGTCGACGCACGCGGGCCCTGATTGGCTGCCTGTGGGGATCGGCTCTGCTCAGCGCGGCGCCTGTGCTGCtcatggtgggggtggaggagctgggggcgggggagctgggggtggaggagggcaggggagggagcgaGTGTCGCTGCACAGACTATGctgtctcctctggtctcctggCAACCATGATGTGGCTCTCCAACCTGTACTTCCTCGTGCCGCTTGGCATTCTGGGCCTTGTCTACAGTCTGATTGGACGGAAGCTGTGGCTCCGCCCACTACGTAACAGCAGGGACCGTGCTCAGCGCAACACCGTCAAGATGCTCG gtatgaTCGTGCTGGTGTTTGTTCTCTGCTGGCTGCCTTTCCACGTGGGAcgcactctcttctctctctctctgggctccACTCCAGga GCTGATGTTCTGTACTACGTGTCTCAGTACTTCAACCTGGCGTCATTCGTCCTGTTCTACCTCAGCGCTGCGGTGAACCCCCTGCTCTACAACACCATGTCTGCCCGCTACCGCCAGGCCCTGCGCagcctgct TTTATGA
- the eif4e2rs1 gene encoding eukaryotic translation initiation factor 4E family member 2 related sequence 1 isoform X1 produces MNQFEHLKDEENVEHEEQNCDTDGSVVNNNRRKLVSSAAGEHPLQYNYTFWYSRRTPSRPANTNYEQNIRQIGTVASVEQFWKFYSHLVRPGDLTGHSDFHLFKEGIKPMWEDEANKSGGKWIIRLRKGLASRFWENIILAMLGEQFMVGEEVCGAVVSIRFQVRTHTLARYTHTSQVHTHTLARYTHTLTRYSHTHTSQVHTHATQVHTHTLARYTHTLPRYTHTHTSQVHTHATQVRTHTH; encoded by the exons ATGAACCAGTTTGAACA CCTGAAAGACGAGGAGAACGTAGAGCACGAGGAGCAGAACTGCGACACGGACGGTTCCGTTGTAAACAACAACCGACGCAAG ctggtgaGTTCGGCTGCAGGTGAACATCCTCTCCAGTATAACTACACCTTCTGGTATTCTCGTCGGACGCCCAGCCGTCCTGCCAACACCAACTATGAGCAGAACATTCGTCAGATCGGAACCGTGGCCTCG GTGGAGCAGTTCTGGAAATTCTACAGCCACCTGGTTCGTCCAGGAGACttgacaggccacagtgacttcCACCTGTTCAAGGAGGGGATCAAACCCATGTGGGAG gacgAGGCTAATAAGAGTGGGGGTAAGTGGATCATCCGTCTGCGTAAAGGCCTGGCCTCTCGCTTCTGGGAGAACATCATCCTGGCCATGCTGGGGGAGCAGTtcatggtgggggaggaggtctgTGGTGCTGTGGTGTCTATACGTTtccaggtacgcacacacacactagccag gtacacacacactagccaggtacacacacacacactagccaggtacacacacacgctaaccaggtactcacacacacacactagccaggtacacacacacgctacccaggtacacacacacacactagccaggtacacacacacgctacccaggtacacacacacacacactagccaggtacacacacacgctacccaggtacgcacacacacacactag
- the ppp1r35 gene encoding protein phosphatase 1 regulatory subunit 35 isoform X1 codes for MSTAAPQPPTLGSPPQPAPFSIVPTCPELDLSFPLIPASPPLFLDPPPPCRAPPPSSRAPPPSSLVTGAACQQVRCRREITVIAEPSNNPPPQHSTSHLEGKHHHGNPLPGVQTAGLQLVNLASSSPLISRPLNRRMTPALPGAKEKARYEERGVVLPEGAELNSTLALRAELQELAGAQFNSQKAVQQQLKSSRTRDNISSRATEAVNVPPSQQLYRALVSISVEEELLISNALHDRLQLVLPTRVIGCKKELGPELRVFVRAEQRREKPLLPGLDQATPCPQPTTFPAHSTFDLYHRHACWGVGL; via the exons ATGAGCACAGCTGCCCCCCAGCCGCCTACTCTGGGCTCCCCTCCTCAGCCCGCCCCTTTCAGCATAGTACCCACCTGCCCAGAGTTAGACCTGTCTTTCCCCCTCATCCCGGCCTCGCCCCCACTTTTCCtggacccacccccaccctgccgaGCCCCGCCCCCATCCAGCCGAGCCCCGCCCCCATCCAGCCTGGTTACAGGAGCAGCCTGCCAgcag GTACGCTGTAGGAGGGAGATCACGGTGATCGCAGAGCCTAGCAACAACCCTCCACCCCAACATTCCACCAGCCACCTTGAGGGCAAGCATCACCATGGTAACCCTCTCCCTGGGGTCCAGACAGCAGGTCTGCAGTTGGTCAACCTTGCTTCCTCCTCGCCTCTCATAAGCCGGCCTCTAAACCGACGTATGACACCTGCACTACCAGGAGCCAAGGAGAAGGCTCGTTATGAGGAAAGGGGCGTGGTCCTGCCGGAAGGGGCGGAGTTGAACTCCACTCTGGCTCTGAGGGCAGAGCTACAGGAGCTGGCGGGGGCACAGTTCAACTCCCAGAAGGCCGTGCAGCAACAGCTTAAGTCCTCCAGGACAAGAGACAACATCAGCAGCAGAGCTACCGAgg cggtGAATGTCCCGCCCTCCCAGCAGCTCTACAGGGCATTGGTCAGCATCAGCGTGGAGGAGGAGCTACTGATCAGCAACGCACTTCATGATAGGCTCCAGCTGGTCCTCCCTACACGTGTGATTGGCTGCAAG aAGGAGTTGGGGCCAGAGTTGAGGGTGTTCGTGAGggcggagcagaggagagagaagccacTCCTACCAGGATTGGACCAGGCTACGCCATGCCCACAACCAACCACATTCCCCGCCCACTCAACCTTTGACCTCTACCATAGACATGCCTGCTGGGGGGTAGGGCTctga
- the LOC134015600 gene encoding TSC22 domain family protein 4-like — protein sequence MSVGKKRSGFQITSVTLDYPGEAMPPALPASQSAPVDSSPSQQGSFSQPTTPLSPRKYNSQDAPAQGAGSPHSSRFRVVRLAQGRDEPYRRGRWTCTDFLEREEGAGLRRVMDSLRQAHSLESLETIGLGGVGGGALQTHVRALRAGNLVHSQGTSHLLAQPMAGQGEGLVGVRPLLLHSGPPSPTHHAPPPSPRLRYLPPPLRLEVDAAGRSLLRGSLSQPSSPGAPQSRDGVFQPSLTPTPTPSAFSLAQSIFSPGGAFHLAGDDSGSSSSMVAIDNKIEQAMDLVKTHLMLAVREEVELLRGQISELTERNAQLERENYILRALRDRD from the exons atgagTGTGGGGAAGAAGAGGAGTGGTTTCCAGATCACCAGCGTAACGTTAGATTACCCTGGGGAGGCCATGCCCCCTGCcctaccagccagccaatcagctccAGTGGACTCCTCCCCGTCCCAGCAGGGCAGCTTCTCCCAGCCAACCACGCCCCTCTCACCCAGAAAATACAACTCCCAGGATGCACCAGCGCAGGGGGCGGGCTCTCCCCACAGCTCCAGGTTCCGAGTGGTGAGATTGGCCCAGGGGCGGGACGAGCCGTATCGCCGGGGGCGATGGACCTGCACAGACttcctggagagggaggaaggggcggGGCTAAGGCGGGTGATGGACAGCTTGAGACAGGCCCACTCTCTAGAGTCCCTGGAGACAATTGGtctagggggggtggggggcggggccttgCAGACTCATGTGCGCGCTCTTAGGGCGGGGAATCTCGTGCACTCTCAGGGAACCTCCCACCTTCTGGCCCAGCCAATggcaggccagggggaggggttagtgGGAGtgaggcccctcctcctccacagtgggcccccctcccccacccaccatgCCCCCCCGCCCAGCCCCCGCCTCCgctacctgcccccccctctacGCCTGGAGGTGGACGCTGCCGGGagg tctctATTGAGGGGGTCCCTTTCCCAGCCCAGCTCTCCTGGAGCCCCACAGTCCAGAGATGGAGTGTTCCAGCCCAGCCTGACTCCCACCCCTACGCCCTCAGCCTTCAGCCTGGCCCAGTCCATCTTCTCCCCAGGAGGGGCCTTCCACTTGGCGGGGGACGACAG tGGTTCCAGTAGCAGCATGGTCGCCATCGACAACAAAATTGAGCAAGCCATG gacctgGTGAAGACCCACCTGATGCTGGCAGTGAGGGAGGAAGTTGAGCTGCTGAGAGGACAGATCTCCGAGCTGACCGAGAGGAACgctcagctggagagagagaactacaTCCTGAGAGCCCTGAGAGACCGAGACTAA
- the ppp1r35 gene encoding protein phosphatase 1 regulatory subunit 35 isoform X3 yields the protein MSTAAPQPPTLGSPPQPAPFSIVPTCPELDLSFPLIPASPPLFLDPPPPCRAPPPSSRAPPPSSLVTGAACQQVRCRREITVIAEPSNNPPPQHSTSHLEGKHHHGAKEKARYEERGVVLPEGAELNSTLALRAELQELAGAQFNSQKAVQQQLKSSRTRDNISSRATEAVNVPPSQQLYRALVSISVEEELLISNALHDRLQLVLPTRVIGCKKELGPELRVFVRAEQRREKPLLPGLDQATPCPQPTTFPAHSTFDLYHRHACWGVGL from the exons ATGAGCACAGCTGCCCCCCAGCCGCCTACTCTGGGCTCCCCTCCTCAGCCCGCCCCTTTCAGCATAGTACCCACCTGCCCAGAGTTAGACCTGTCTTTCCCCCTCATCCCGGCCTCGCCCCCACTTTTCCtggacccacccccaccctgccgaGCCCCGCCCCCATCCAGCCGAGCCCCGCCCCCATCCAGCCTGGTTACAGGAGCAGCCTGCCAgcag GTACGCTGTAGGAGGGAGATCACGGTGATCGCAGAGCCTAGCAACAACCCTCCACCCCAACATTCCACCAGCCACCTTGAGGGCAAGCATCACCATG GAGCCAAGGAGAAGGCTCGTTATGAGGAAAGGGGCGTGGTCCTGCCGGAAGGGGCGGAGTTGAACTCCACTCTGGCTCTGAGGGCAGAGCTACAGGAGCTGGCGGGGGCACAGTTCAACTCCCAGAAGGCCGTGCAGCAACAGCTTAAGTCCTCCAGGACAAGAGACAACATCAGCAGCAGAGCTACCGAgg cggtGAATGTCCCGCCCTCCCAGCAGCTCTACAGGGCATTGGTCAGCATCAGCGTGGAGGAGGAGCTACTGATCAGCAACGCACTTCATGATAGGCTCCAGCTGGTCCTCCCTACACGTGTGATTGGCTGCAAG aAGGAGTTGGGGCCAGAGTTGAGGGTGTTCGTGAGggcggagcagaggagagagaagccacTCCTACCAGGATTGGACCAGGCTACGCCATGCCCACAACCAACCACATTCCCCGCCCACTCAACCTTTGACCTCTACCATAGACATGCCTGCTGGGGGGTAGGGCTctga
- the ppp1r35 gene encoding protein phosphatase 1 regulatory subunit 35 isoform X2, with the protein MSTAAPQPPTLGSPPQPAPFSIVPTCPELDLSFPLIPASPPLFLDPPPPCRAPPPSSRAPPPSSLVTGAACQQVRCRREITVIAEPSNNPPPQHSTSHLEGKHHHGNPLPGVQTAGAKEKARYEERGVVLPEGAELNSTLALRAELQELAGAQFNSQKAVQQQLKSSRTRDNISSRATEAVNVPPSQQLYRALVSISVEEELLISNALHDRLQLVLPTRVIGCKKELGPELRVFVRAEQRREKPLLPGLDQATPCPQPTTFPAHSTFDLYHRHACWGVGL; encoded by the exons ATGAGCACAGCTGCCCCCCAGCCGCCTACTCTGGGCTCCCCTCCTCAGCCCGCCCCTTTCAGCATAGTACCCACCTGCCCAGAGTTAGACCTGTCTTTCCCCCTCATCCCGGCCTCGCCCCCACTTTTCCtggacccacccccaccctgccgaGCCCCGCCCCCATCCAGCCGAGCCCCGCCCCCATCCAGCCTGGTTACAGGAGCAGCCTGCCAgcag GTACGCTGTAGGAGGGAGATCACGGTGATCGCAGAGCCTAGCAACAACCCTCCACCCCAACATTCCACCAGCCACCTTGAGGGCAAGCATCACCATGGTAACCCTCTCCCTGGGGTCCAGACAGCAG GAGCCAAGGAGAAGGCTCGTTATGAGGAAAGGGGCGTGGTCCTGCCGGAAGGGGCGGAGTTGAACTCCACTCTGGCTCTGAGGGCAGAGCTACAGGAGCTGGCGGGGGCACAGTTCAACTCCCAGAAGGCCGTGCAGCAACAGCTTAAGTCCTCCAGGACAAGAGACAACATCAGCAGCAGAGCTACCGAgg cggtGAATGTCCCGCCCTCCCAGCAGCTCTACAGGGCATTGGTCAGCATCAGCGTGGAGGAGGAGCTACTGATCAGCAACGCACTTCATGATAGGCTCCAGCTGGTCCTCCCTACACGTGTGATTGGCTGCAAG aAGGAGTTGGGGCCAGAGTTGAGGGTGTTCGTGAGggcggagcagaggagagagaagccacTCCTACCAGGATTGGACCAGGCTACGCCATGCCCACAACCAACCACATTCCCCGCCCACTCAACCTTTGACCTCTACCATAGACATGCCTGCTGGGGGGTAGGGCTctga